From the genome of Dehalococcoidia bacterium, one region includes:
- a CDS encoding ATP-binding protein: MLKEQTITTLNILKLFGMAGGFEERLNHPSHAELSHAEFVGLLVQDEKTYRDNQRLKRLLKNARLRQQAALED; encoded by the coding sequence GTGCTCAAGGAACAAACCATAACCACGCTCAACATACTCAAGCTCTTCGGCATGGCCGGAGGATTCGAGGAGAGGCTCAATCATCCCAGCCACGCCGAGCTGTCCCATGCCGAGTTCGTGGGGCTCTTGGTGCAGGATGAGAAGACCTACCGGGATAACCAGCGGCTCAAACGCCTGCTTAAGAATGCCAGACTGCGCCAGCAGGCTGCACTGGAGGACA